Genomic window (Nitrospirales bacterium LBB_01):
TGCCTTGATCTGTGTTGAATATCTCAGGACTGCCATAGAGCCTAAGGGCTCGCTCAAGGCTACTTACGCAAAAACCATCATCCATTGTCACTGACACCTCCCATGACAGCACATAGCGGCTATACCAGTCCATTACTGCTGTCAGATACACAAAGCCATGTCTCATTCGAATATACGTTATATCACTGCACCAGACTTGGTTGATGATAGTAATATCTAATAATCGCAGTAGATAAGGGTAAACTTTATGTTGCTTATTCCGTACTGTCGTTCTTTTTCTGGGTGCTATAGATACAAGACCCATCAACATCATCAAACGCTTTACTCGCTTGCGATTTACTTTATATCCTGCTCGGAAAAGAATGTAAACCATTGTGCGGCTTCCATACCATGGATGCATTGTGTACTGCTCATCTATTGCCCTCATCACCTTCAAATTCTCCTCGCTCTCCGGTACTGCCTGACGATAATAACTGGAGCGTGGAAGGCTTAGCAGGTTACACTGCTGACGAATACTCAATTCCTTATTTGCTGGCTCTATCATCGCTCGTTTCTCACTTACCGTTGCGCAAGTAACAGGCTCTTTTTTTTTAGCCAGTCCACTTCTACTTGCAACTTCCCTATTTGACTATATAACCGCTCTCGCTCTGATTCATATGCCGCCTGAGAATTTTCTTGCACTCCATTAAATAACGTTGACGCCCCTTCTACTAAATGCTTTTTCCATTCATTCACCTGGTTCACATGAATATCAAATTCCTGCGCTATCTCATTGGCTGTCCTCTGACCTTTGAGCGCTTCTATTGCTACTTTTGCTTTGTACTCTTTGCCAAACTTCCGTCTGTTTTTCATTTTATCCTCCCATTCATTACAACCAGCTCTATCTTAACTGATTGTCTCATATTTGGGATCCACTATACTCAACAAAAAACACAAAAAGCCATGCTTATGTTATCATACTTAAATAAACTATGAGAACGTATGGCGTTAATTATTAATATGGTGGGAGGTTAATGAAAGCAACTGAAAACAATCTAAGTCGTTTCCTATCGGTAACTGACACTCAATTTCACATTCCTGTATATCAGAGAAATTATGATTGGACTTTAAAGCACTGTCAACAACTGCTTAATGACATTATTAACGTAGGAAAAGACGATAAAGCTACTTCTCATTTCATTGGCAGTATTGTTTACATTCACGATGACGTATATTCGGCGTCAAGTATTAGGGAGCTATTGATAATTGATGGTCAACAACGTCTTATTACTGTTACGCTAATTTATATCTCATTAATGCACTTGGCAAAAGATCTGAACAAACAACAAATGTTTGATAAAATTAATGAATCATATATAATTAATAAATTCGCCAAAGAAGAGGAAAAACTAAAACTAAAACCAACTGAAAACAATAACAAGCTGCTAAAGCTGTTGATTCAGGGAGAGAATCTTCAAGATCATGCTGAATACTCTAAGCTCAGGATGAATTATTTGTTTTTTCGTAAAAATATATCAGAGAGCAATCATGAGGTCATATTAGACGGCTTAAATAAGTTAGTTTATGTTGATGTTGCTCTTGAACGTCAAAAAGACAGCCCTCAAAAAATATTTGAAAGCCTCAATTCTACAGGATTAGCATTAAGCCAAGCTGACCTAATTAGAAATTATATTTTAATGGGATTGCAACCTCGACCTCAAGCAAAGTTTTATAATAATTATTGGAAAGACATTGAATTGTTAGCTTTAAATGAGTCAAATCGAGAGGATAAAGTATCAGACTTTGTTCGTGATTACTTAACAATGAAAAAGAGAGAAATACCTAATAAAAGTGATGTATATAAGATTTTTAAGGACATATTTACTTTGGAGGGCAATGTTACAGAAATAGAGAACCTGCTTGCTCATCTAAAAAAATACGCTGCTTATTTCAATAAATTACTTAACCCATCCAAAGAACCTGATAAGGAAATTCAGAATCGGCTAAGAAACATCGATAAGTTAGAAATAAACGTTGTATATCCTTTTTTGTTAGAAGTCTACAGTGATTATGATGATGGTGTGATTGACAAAGGAACTTTGATTGGAGTGTTGGATATTATAGAATCTTATGTTTGGAGAAGGCTTACAGCATCCTTACCTTCAAATGCATTAAACAAGGTATTTATGCGACTGTATGAAGATATTAATAAAGATGACTATCTTGGGTCAGTACAGCGTGTGTTGGTAAGAAAGCGCGGAACAGGGCGCTTTCCTAATGATAAAGAAATTAAATCAGCCCTCAGAGA
Coding sequences:
- a CDS encoding DUF262 domain-containing protein encodes the protein MKATENNLSRFLSVTDTQFHIPVYQRNYDWTLKHCQQLLNDIINVGKDDKATSHFIGSIVYIHDDVYSASSIRELLIIDGQQRLITVTLIYISLMHLAKDLNKQQMFDKINESYIINKFAKEEEKLKLKPTENNNKLLKLLIQGENLQDHAEYSKLRMNYLFFRKNISESNHEVILDGLNKLVYVDVALERQKDSPQKIFESLNSTGLALSQADLIRNYILMGLQPRPQAKFYNNYWKDIELLALNESNREDKVSDFVRDYLTMKKREIPNKSDVYKIFKDIFTLEGNVTEIENLLAHLKKYAAYFNKLLNPSKEPDKEIQNRLRNIDKLEINVVYPFLLEVYSDYDDGVIDKGTLIGVLDIIESYVWRRLTASLPSNALNKVFMRLYEDINKDDYLGSVQRVLVRKRGTGRFPNDKEIKSALREKDVYNIRNRTRSYFLEKLENYENREIVDIDGNENITVEHIFPQNPEPKWRVVLGEDEYIKIKDSYLDTIANLTLSGNNGKLGNKYFTDKRDMNEDNKEQGYKYSRLWLNRFLASCERWDLAEIEKRFDLIYERYLKIWNYPIFEETDNMDNDEINIFDAEDPTHKKLEYAIFLDQKKDIKNVAKLYEDVMKELFDIQPETFFTSEELCTKLSLTTDKEKLRKPLALNNTVYIEANLDSKDKFERIKLALNIFDIKDELLIKYATSDDE